In Dromaius novaehollandiae isolate bDroNov1 chromosome 4, bDroNov1.hap1, whole genome shotgun sequence, a single genomic region encodes these proteins:
- the PPID gene encoding peptidyl-prolyl cis-trans isomerase D yields MSHPSPAARPGNPRNPRAFFDVDVAGERVGRIVFELFADVVPKTAENFRALCTGEKGTGPTTGKPLHYKGCPFHRIIKQFMVQGGDFSNQNGTGGESIYGEKFEDENFHYKHDKAGLLSMANAGPGTNGSQFFITTVPTSHLDGKHVVFGQVIKGMGVVKILENVEVNGENPAKLCVIAECGELKEGDDWGIVPQDGSGDAHPDFPEDSDIDLKDVDKIVAIAEDIKNIGNTFFKSQNWAVAAKKYSKSLRYVEASDAVTEEADKPKLKSVALTCVLNIGACKLKLSDWQGAIESCSEALKIDPANTKALYRRAQGWQGIKDLDQALADLKKAHEIAPEDKAIQTETLRIKQKIKAQKEKEKAAYAKMFA; encoded by the exons ATGTCGCACCCGTCCCCGGCCGCGCGGCCCGGCAACCCCCGCAACCCGCGGGCTTTCTTCGACGTGGACGTCGCGGGCGAGCGAG TTGGACGGATTGTCTTTGAGTTGTTTGCTGATGTTGTGCCTAAAACAGCTGAAAACTTCCGTGCGTTGTGTACAGGAGAGAAAGGAACAGGGCCTACCACTGGGAAACCTCTCCATTACAAAGGATGCCCTTTCCATAGGA TTATTAAGCAATTCATGGTCCAGGGTGGAGATTTCTCAAATCAAAATGGCACAGGTGGAGAAAGTATATATGGTGAAAAATTTGAAGATGAAAACTTTCATTATAAG CATGATAAAGCAGGGCTGCTGAGCATGGCAAATGCAGGACCGGGTACTAATGGCTCTCAGTTCTTTATTACAACGGTGCCTACTTCTCACCTGGATGGGAAACACGTGGTATTTGGCCAAGTGATCAAAGGAATGGGTGTCGTTAAAATACTAGAGAACGTTGAAGTAAATGGAGAAAATCCTGCTAAG ttgtgcgTTATCGCAGAATGTGGAGAGCTGAAGGAAGGAGATGATTGGGGAATTGTTCCCCAGGATGGCTCTGGAGATGCTCATCCAGATTTTCCTGAAGATTCAGATATAGACTTGAAAGAT GTTGACAAGATTGTGGCCATAGCAGAAGACATAAAGAATATAGGAAATACTTTCTTCAAATCCCAAAATTGGGCAGTGGCagctaaaaagtatagtaaaAGTTTACG GTATGTAGAAGCTTCTGACGCAGTGACAGAGGAGGCAGACAAACCAAAGTTAAAGTCCGTTGCTTTGACTTGTGTTTTAAACATTGGTGCTTGTAAACTAAAACTGTCAGACTGGCAAGGAGCTATTGAAAGTTGTTCAGAG GCTCTTAAAATAGATCCAGCAAATACTAAAGCTCTCTACAGACGGGCTCAAGGATGGCAGGGAATAAAGGATCTCGATCAGGCATTG GCTGATCTTAAAAAGGCTCATGAAATCGCCCCTGAAGACAAAG ctaTCCAAACGGAAACACTCAGAATCAAACAGAAGATAAAAGcccaaaaggagaaagagaaggcagCTTATGCTAAAatgtttgcttga